The Maridesulfovibrio sp. genomic sequence TTGTTTTTCAGTCCTTCAATCTGTATCCGCATATGACGGTTTTGGAAAATATCATCCTGGCGCCGACCATGGTTCGGAATATGAAACGCAAGGATGCCGAAGAGTTGGCTATGGAACTTCTTTCCAAAGTCAATATCCCGGACAAAGCCGGGGATTATCCTTCCCAGCTCTCCGGCGGACAGCAGCAGCGTGTGGCCATTGCCCGCGGTCTGGCTATGCGCCCGAATATCATGCTGTTTGATGAACCCACATCCGCCCTTGATCCGGAAATGATCAACGAGGTTCTGGACGTTATGAAGGCTCTGGCCCGTGAGGGCATGACCATGGTTTGTGTAACCCACGAAATGGGGTTTGCCCGCGAGGTTGCGGACCGGGTTATCTTCATGGATGAAGGGACACTGATTGAAGAAAACAGTCCCGATGAATTCTTCAACAACCCGCAGCATGAACGTTCGAAGCTCTTTTTGAGCAAGATTCTTTCGCATTAGGGGATTCCCCATCATCTTTGATGGGTGTAGATAGTGAACGAACTGCCTGCAAATTTTTTGCAGGCCGGGCATAAGGAAGCTCGCGGTTTCCGGTGTCGGGGATCGCTCTTTGTATACTCTTTGTCTATTTTTCACGCAGGAGGAAAGAATGAAAAGGTTTATGACTCTGGCTCTCGCAGCCGCTCTGGTTATGGCTTTCGCTGCAACTGCTTTTGCAGGTGCCACTTATGACAGGATCATGAAAGACAAGGTTATTCGTATCGGTATCATGACCGATTCCATTCCCGGTGCTTTTTACAACGCAAAAAAAGAATGGGTCGGCTTTGATGTTGACATCGCTAATGAACTCGCAAAACGCCTCGGTGTTAAAATTGATCAGGTTCCGGTTAACAACAAAACCCGTATCGGTTTCCTCCAGCAGGGCCGTATTGACGCTTCCGTTTCCAATATGACCCACAAGCGTTCCCGTGATAAGTCCATCGACTTTTCCATCACCTATTTCTTTGACGGCCAGAAAATGCTTGCTCCCAAAGGCAAGTTTTCCACCCTCAAGGATTTCGTAGGCAAAAAAGTTGCTGTTATGCAGGGTACCACTTCCGAGCTGAACGTTAAAAAACTGCTCAAGGATCTTGGTGATGCCGCACCTAAAGTTATCTCCTACCAGAAAGAATCCGAATGCTTTCAG encodes the following:
- a CDS encoding amino acid ABC transporter ATP-binding protein, producing MIKFNNVNKYYGDYHALRDINLHIKKGEVVVVCGPSGSGKSTMIRCINRLEPIQEGEILVEDMDVNGARVNLPLLRAEIGFVFQSFNLYPHMTVLENIILAPTMVRNMKRKDAEELAMELLSKVNIPDKAGDYPSQLSGGQQQRVAIARGLAMRPNIMLFDEPTSALDPEMINEVLDVMKALAREGMTMVCVTHEMGFAREVADRVIFMDEGTLIEENSPDEFFNNPQHERSKLFLSKILSH
- a CDS encoding transporter substrate-binding domain-containing protein; amino-acid sequence: MKRFMTLALAAALVMAFAATAFAGATYDRIMKDKVIRIGIMTDSIPGAFYNAKKEWVGFDVDIANELAKRLGVKIDQVPVNNKTRIGFLQQGRIDASVSNMTHKRSRDKSIDFSITYFFDGQKMLAPKGKFSTLKDFVGKKVAVMQGTTSELNVKKLLKDLGDAAPKVISYQKESECFQALQMGRVDAWSTDSTILLGYAAQVPGKYELVGDFFSNEPYGIGLVEDDSKLRDAVNFALQDMWKDGTYEKIYNKWYGPDTKYYFPLTEKIEMWP